The proteins below come from a single Edaphobacter acidisoli genomic window:
- the uvrC gene encoding excinuclease ABC subunit UvrC encodes MDLYEKIRTLPTSPGCYLYKNAEGEVIYVGKAKNLRARVRSYFLAASQANAKTGTLMREAVDLEYITVANEHEALALENNLIKQKKPRFNILLRDDKTYPYIKLTLADRFPKVFVTRRLRKDGSQYFGPYFPGNLAYRIVDLIHRSFLIPSCKVDLSRYHPRACLQYYIKRCLGPCVEGFTTPEIYKQAVRDVQLFLEGKPSELEQSLTQRMEEAAAAEQFEQAARLRDQLITLSQLHDKQRIASVENEDGDVFGFHYENEMLAVNLFHMRGGKIVDRRDFFWEDLAELILDTDEVAGDEQQQADAPSGVIASTFSAAAFFSAFLKQLYLDQNYVPRTVLVPVDFTDRVLLTEMLSAQTGKRVEILVPQRGEKRSLVDLVSQNAKQSYDQRFRVMKPSIKAIQEALQDALTLEELPTRIECFDISHIQGAETVASMVVWEDGAMKKADYRKFQVKTVSGVDDFASMREIIQRRYKRLLEEKKPFPSLVLIDGGLGQLHAAFSALEEIGVTSQPLASIAKKEEIIYVYGQENEPVVLDRRSPVLHLVQQIRDESHRFAITYHRKRREMRDRDSELLAIPGVGPRTRQRLLEHFGSLRGIKQAPPDALTAVVNAATAEKIRAHFADEANDAAVLHVIE; translated from the coding sequence ATGGATCTGTACGAGAAAATTCGAACCCTGCCCACCAGCCCGGGCTGCTATCTGTACAAAAACGCCGAGGGTGAGGTCATCTATGTCGGCAAGGCCAAAAACCTGCGTGCGCGGGTGCGCTCGTACTTTCTGGCCGCCTCGCAGGCCAATGCCAAGACCGGCACGCTGATGCGCGAGGCCGTCGATCTGGAGTACATCACGGTCGCCAACGAGCATGAGGCGCTGGCGCTCGAAAACAACCTGATCAAGCAGAAGAAGCCGCGCTTCAATATCCTGCTGCGCGATGACAAGACTTATCCGTATATCAAGCTGACGCTCGCCGACCGCTTCCCCAAGGTCTTCGTCACGCGGCGGCTACGTAAGGATGGCTCGCAGTATTTTGGGCCGTACTTTCCCGGCAACCTGGCCTACCGCATCGTCGATCTCATCCATCGCAGCTTTTTGATTCCGAGCTGCAAGGTTGACTTGTCGCGCTATCATCCGCGGGCATGTTTGCAGTACTACATCAAGCGGTGCCTGGGGCCTTGTGTTGAGGGATTCACCACGCCGGAGATTTATAAGCAGGCTGTCCGCGATGTGCAGCTCTTTCTGGAAGGCAAGCCGAGCGAGCTGGAGCAGTCGCTGACGCAACGTATGGAGGAGGCTGCAGCGGCTGAGCAGTTTGAGCAGGCTGCGCGGCTGCGTGATCAGCTCATCACGCTTAGCCAGTTGCACGACAAGCAGCGCATTGCCAGCGTAGAGAATGAGGACGGCGATGTCTTCGGCTTCCACTACGAAAACGAGATGCTCGCGGTGAACCTCTTCCACATGCGCGGAGGCAAGATCGTTGATCGACGCGACTTCTTCTGGGAAGACCTGGCGGAGTTGATTCTTGATACGGATGAAGTCGCAGGCGATGAGCAGCAGCAAGCTGATGCTCCTTCGGGGGTGATTGCGAGTACCTTCAGTGCCGCCGCTTTCTTCTCTGCTTTTCTGAAGCAGCTTTATCTCGATCAGAATTATGTTCCGCGTACCGTGCTGGTGCCGGTGGATTTTACTGATCGCGTGCTGCTGACCGAGATGCTTTCGGCGCAGACCGGCAAGCGGGTTGAGATTCTTGTGCCGCAACGTGGCGAGAAACGCTCGCTCGTCGATCTTGTGAGCCAGAATGCGAAGCAGTCGTACGATCAGCGGTTCCGTGTGATGAAGCCGAGCATCAAGGCCATTCAGGAAGCGTTGCAGGACGCGCTCACGCTGGAGGAGCTGCCGACACGCATTGAGTGCTTCGACATCTCGCACATTCAGGGCGCGGAGACTGTGGCCAGCATGGTCGTGTGGGAAGATGGCGCGATGAAGAAGGCCGACTATCGCAAATTTCAGGTGAAGACCGTAAGTGGGGTGGACGACTTTGCGTCGATGCGCGAGATTATTCAGCGGCGCTACAAGCGGCTGCTGGAAGAGAAGAAGCCCTTTCCGTCGCTGGTGCTGATCGATGGCGGGCTGGGACAGCTTCATGCAGCTTTCTCGGCGCTGGAAGAGATCGGCGTCACGTCGCAGCCGCTTGCTTCGATTGCGAAGAAGGAAGAGATCATCTACGTCTACGGGCAGGAGAACGAGCCGGTCGTGCTCGATCGGCGCTCGCCGGTGTTGCACCTGGTGCAGCAGATACGCGATGAGAGCCATCGGTTTGCCATCACGTACCATCGCAAGCGGCGCGAGATGCGCGACCGCGATTCGGAGCTGCTTGCCATCCCGGGCGTTGGCCCGCGCACGCGTCAGCGGCTACTGGAGCACTTCGGCAGCCTGCGTGGGATTAAGCAGGCACCACCGGATGCGCTTACCGCGGTCGTCAATGCTGCGACGGCCGAGAAGATTCGTGCGCACTTCGCGGATGAAGCCAACGACGCGGCTGTGCTTCACGTTATCGAGTGA
- a CDS encoding alpha/beta hydrolase: protein MLRPVKTAIAICAIAATYLATAQTLPPHPPRPTPPTRDPHTPGYVSAKELPDGAIPPADQDGNFILGPTHTPAPEMTVHDGVPQGTVSEFTMSSADSKLYPGIARDPGTFGTPDPHDPAKLIVTTNHPAPYTRRVTVYVPKQYVPGTVAPFIVGADGPDRGLFTALDNLIAEHKVPVMIAISISNGSGDAQGSERGLEYDTMSGRYAEFVEHEVLPRVETLYHVKLTHDPNGRATMGGSSGGSCAMIMAWYHPELYHRVLTYSGTYVNQQWPYNPKTPHGAWEFHEHLIPNSPRKPLHIWIEVGDRDLLNPNAMRDGMHDWVVANENMARVLAAKNYHYQFVFARNAGHVDHATKQQTLPEALEYVWQHYRPVTR from the coding sequence ATGCTTCGTCCTGTAAAAACAGCAATCGCAATATGCGCGATCGCCGCTACATATCTGGCCACGGCGCAAACGCTGCCCCCCCATCCACCGCGCCCGACACCACCCACCCGCGACCCGCACACGCCGGGCTATGTCTCCGCGAAGGAACTACCCGATGGCGCGATTCCTCCCGCGGACCAGGACGGCAACTTCATCCTCGGTCCCACGCACACTCCAGCGCCGGAGATGACCGTGCACGACGGAGTCCCTCAGGGCACCGTGTCGGAGTTCACGATGAGCTCCGCCGATAGCAAGCTCTATCCCGGCATCGCGCGCGACCCCGGCACGTTCGGAACGCCCGATCCGCATGATCCAGCCAAGCTGATCGTCACCACCAATCATCCCGCCCCATACACCCGCCGGGTAACGGTATACGTGCCGAAGCAATACGTCCCCGGCACCGTTGCGCCTTTCATCGTAGGCGCAGACGGCCCTGACCGCGGCCTCTTCACCGCGCTCGACAACCTGATCGCCGAACACAAGGTCCCGGTCATGATAGCCATCTCCATCAGCAACGGAAGCGGCGACGCGCAGGGCAGCGAGCGCGGCCTGGAGTACGACACCATGTCAGGACGCTACGCCGAGTTTGTCGAACACGAGGTGCTGCCGCGCGTGGAGACGCTCTACCACGTGAAGCTCACCCACGACCCCAACGGCCGCGCAACGATGGGAGGAAGCTCCGGCGGATCATGCGCCATGATTATGGCCTGGTATCACCCTGAGCTCTATCACCGCGTGCTCACCTACTCCGGCACCTACGTGAATCAGCAGTGGCCATACAATCCGAAAACCCCGCACGGAGCATGGGAGTTCCACGAGCACCTGATTCCTAACAGCCCGCGGAAGCCGCTGCACATCTGGATAGAGGTGGGTGACAGAGATCTCCTGAATCCAAATGCAATGCGCGACGGAATGCACGACTGGGTAGTTGCCAACGAAAATATGGCGCGTGTGCTGGCGGCAAAGAACTACCACTACCAATTCGTCTTCGCCCGCAACGCGGGACACGTGGATCACGCCACGAAGCAGCAAACCCTGCCCGAAGCTCTTGAATACGTGTGGCAGCACTACCGGCCAGTCACTCGATAA
- the rsmA gene encoding 16S rRNA (adenine(1518)-N(6)/adenine(1519)-N(6))-dimethyltransferase RsmA yields the protein MQKRKPKLGQNFLVDDTARHAIADALGDISKRTVIEIGPGHGAITDILAGRSRSLIALELDRALAAELTFRFRNQPNVKIVETDILKTDLQSLIPAGETADVVGNLPYYITSDILLHLFAAGREGALARAIVMMQREVAERVAATPGVRDYGLLSATAQMNARVETLFTLPPSAFSPPPEVYSTVLRLDFAPRFAELGVDTAGFDTFLKQCFAQKRKTLQNNLRNAGYSLQTLATAWPEGTPPLARAESLTLEQMAAIYRALTQPGV from the coding sequence ATGCAAAAACGAAAACCGAAACTCGGCCAGAACTTTCTCGTGGATGACACCGCGCGCCACGCCATCGCGGACGCACTTGGCGATATTAGCAAACGCACCGTCATCGAGATCGGCCCAGGCCACGGAGCCATTACCGACATCCTCGCGGGCCGCAGCCGCAGCCTCATCGCGCTGGAGCTCGACCGCGCCCTCGCCGCAGAACTCACCTTCCGCTTTCGCAACCAGCCGAACGTGAAGATCGTCGAGACCGACATCCTCAAAACAGACCTCCAGTCGCTCATTCCCGCTGGCGAGACGGCGGACGTAGTCGGAAACCTACCCTACTACATCACCTCCGATATCCTGCTGCATCTTTTTGCAGCAGGCAGAGAAGGCGCACTGGCGCGTGCCATCGTGATGATGCAGCGCGAGGTAGCCGAGCGGGTCGCCGCCACGCCCGGCGTACGCGACTATGGCCTGCTATCGGCCACCGCGCAGATGAACGCCCGCGTCGAAACCCTGTTCACTCTGCCGCCATCTGCGTTCTCCCCGCCGCCAGAGGTCTACTCGACCGTGCTGCGTCTGGACTTCGCCCCCCGCTTCGCCGAACTAGGCGTCGACACCGCCGGCTTCGACACCTTCCTGAAGCAGTGCTTCGCACAAAAACGCAAGACGCTCCAGAACAATCTGCGCAACGCCGGGTATTCCCTCCAAACGCTCGCGACAGCATGGCCAGAAGGCACGCCTCCACTGGCACGCGCGGAGTCACTGACACTGGAGCAAATGGCCGCGATATATCGCGCACTCACGCAGCCCGGAGTTTGA
- the glgA gene encoding glycogen synthase GlgA — translation MNIVFAASECAPWAKTGGLADVVSALPKTLAKMGHRPTVYLPYYRQVAKIVPKPPVTIPSITIPFPDYSRFARILDGGEANGVQTYFVDCPELFDRESFYATPSGDYPDNAERFGLLSRAIIEATKIIGVPDVYHVHDWQTSMLSVMLRSIYYFDPVLRRVPAVLTIHNAGYQGAFPPQTMEKLLLPWDMFRFDKLEQNDTVNFLKGGIVYSDAITTVSSKYAEEIQTPEFGNGLDDALRQRKADLFGILNGVDYNEWNPETDPLISAHYTPGNLKGKQECRRDLLHAFGLQGIGESTAVIGIVSRFATQKGFDFIIDIMDRLVQEDMVLVMLGSGEEYYERLLVEVANRYPAKVRVQVKFDNVLAHKIEAGADMFLMPSRYEPGGLNQIYSLKYGTVPIVRATGGLDDTIDEEPNGGGNGFKFEGYDSNALLDAVHRALATFRNKEEWTAMMKRGMAQDFSWNKPAAEYVRVYERVIQNRS, via the coding sequence ATGAATATCGTATTTGCAGCTTCGGAGTGTGCTCCCTGGGCCAAGACCGGCGGATTGGCGGATGTTGTGAGCGCTCTGCCCAAGACGCTGGCAAAGATGGGCCACCGCCCCACGGTGTATCTGCCGTACTACAGGCAGGTGGCGAAGATTGTGCCGAAGCCTCCGGTGACGATTCCGAGCATCACGATACCGTTTCCTGACTACAGCCGCTTTGCCCGCATTCTCGATGGCGGAGAAGCCAACGGCGTCCAGACCTACTTCGTCGATTGTCCCGAGTTGTTCGATCGGGAGAGCTTTTATGCGACGCCTTCGGGCGATTATCCCGACAACGCCGAGCGCTTTGGCCTGCTCAGCCGCGCCATTATCGAGGCGACGAAGATTATCGGCGTGCCGGATGTTTACCACGTACATGATTGGCAGACCTCGATGCTCTCCGTGATGCTGCGGTCTATCTATTACTTCGATCCCGTGCTGCGGCGTGTTCCGGCTGTGCTGACGATCCATAATGCGGGCTACCAGGGCGCGTTTCCTCCGCAGACGATGGAAAAACTGTTGCTGCCCTGGGACATGTTTCGCTTTGACAAGCTGGAGCAGAATGACACGGTGAACTTTCTGAAGGGTGGCATCGTTTATTCGGACGCGATTACGACCGTCAGCAGCAAATATGCGGAGGAGATTCAGACTCCTGAGTTCGGCAACGGGCTCGACGACGCGCTGCGGCAGCGAAAGGCTGACCTCTTCGGCATTCTGAATGGTGTTGACTACAACGAGTGGAATCCGGAGACGGATCCGCTGATTTCGGCACATTACACGCCAGGAAATCTGAAGGGCAAGCAGGAGTGCCGCCGCGATCTGCTCCACGCATTCGGCTTGCAGGGCATCGGCGAGAGCACCGCCGTCATCGGCATTGTCTCGCGCTTCGCTACGCAGAAGGGCTTCGACTTCATCATCGACATCATGGACCGGCTGGTGCAGGAAGATATGGTGCTGGTGATGCTGGGCAGTGGTGAAGAGTATTACGAACGCCTGCTGGTCGAGGTGGCGAACCGCTATCCGGCGAAGGTGCGGGTGCAGGTGAAGTTTGACAATGTGCTGGCGCACAAGATTGAGGCTGGCGCGGACATGTTCCTGATGCCTTCGCGCTATGAGCCAGGCGGGCTGAACCAGATCTACAGCCTGAAGTATGGAACGGTGCCGATTGTTCGCGCTACGGGCGGGCTCGATGACACGATCGATGAGGAACCGAATGGCGGTGGCAACGGATTTAAATTCGAGGGCTACGACTCGAATGCGTTGCTGGACGCAGTGCACCGCGCGCTCGCGACCTTCCGTAATAAGGAAGAATGGACTGCGATGATGAAGCGCGGCATGGCGCAGGACTTCTCGTGGAACAAGCCTGCTGCGGAGTATGTGCGCGTGTATGAACGGGTGATTCAGAACCGTAGCTGA
- a CDS encoding APC family permease, which translates to MKLETGKQTQAELPRVLNASHATSIVVGIIIGSGIFLVPREMMAAVGSSGLVYTVWIVGGLLSLFGAMTYAEIAAARPKYGGEYAFLREAYGDLTGFLYMWTQITVAKPASLATIVAGLARVLATFAIFSAFYRPAFAHLDWGQVFAIAVTWLITALNIIGTRDSANVQLVLTWLKGVLIVVIAGFCFAAAGQHGAWHNFATEFTGARGGFSGFMIALVAALWAYDGWSDVVTLAGEVKQPQRSMPIALVGGVAIVGVLYMLTNAAIQYVMPATAIALADRPAADAMRVVAGNWGSALVSLGMAVSIAATFVGSSLSGARVPFAAARDGLFFKQLAHVSPRFHTPSASLVLQAILTTLLLLFIGKFQALFSLAIFAEWLFYGLNCSTIFIFRRREPDSARPYSVWGYPVVPALFILAAALLLVFSFHDQPRNSLIGTAIILLGIPVHYWLQRRTAV; encoded by the coding sequence ATGAAGTTGGAAACAGGTAAGCAGACCCAGGCCGAACTGCCTCGCGTCCTCAACGCATCGCACGCGACGTCCATCGTCGTCGGCATCATCATCGGCAGCGGAATCTTTCTTGTTCCGCGCGAGATGATGGCCGCGGTCGGTTCGTCGGGCCTGGTCTATACCGTCTGGATCGTCGGCGGCCTGCTCTCGCTCTTCGGAGCCATGACCTACGCCGAGATCGCCGCCGCCCGCCCGAAGTACGGCGGCGAATACGCCTTCCTGCGCGAGGCCTACGGCGACCTCACCGGCTTCCTCTATATGTGGACGCAGATTACCGTAGCCAAGCCAGCGTCGCTCGCCACCATCGTCGCTGGCCTTGCGCGCGTGCTGGCGACCTTCGCTATCTTCAGCGCGTTTTATCGTCCAGCGTTCGCGCATCTCGACTGGGGCCAGGTCTTCGCTATCGCTGTGACGTGGCTCATCACTGCGCTCAACATCATCGGCACACGCGACTCCGCCAACGTGCAGCTTGTACTGACCTGGCTCAAAGGCGTGCTGATCGTCGTCATCGCCGGCTTCTGCTTCGCCGCCGCAGGACAACACGGCGCATGGCACAACTTCGCCACGGAGTTTACCGGCGCGCGCGGAGGCTTCTCCGGCTTCATGATCGCGCTGGTTGCCGCACTGTGGGCCTATGATGGCTGGAGCGACGTCGTCACGCTCGCGGGCGAGGTGAAGCAGCCGCAGCGCAGTATGCCCATCGCGCTCGTCGGAGGAGTCGCCATCGTCGGCGTGCTCTACATGCTGACGAACGCAGCCATCCAATATGTGATGCCCGCCACTGCTATCGCCCTCGCCGACCGCCCCGCAGCCGACGCGATGCGCGTGGTCGCGGGCAACTGGGGCTCAGCGCTGGTGTCGCTCGGCATGGCCGTCAGCATCGCTGCGACGTTTGTCGGATCATCGCTCTCCGGCGCGCGCGTACCATTCGCCGCAGCGCGTGACGGCCTCTTCTTCAAGCAGCTCGCGCACGTCAGCCCACGTTTTCACACACCGTCAGCATCGCTGGTCCTGCAAGCAATCCTGACGACGCTGCTGTTGCTGTTCATCGGAAAATTCCAGGCGCTGTTCTCACTCGCTATTTTCGCTGAGTGGCTCTTCTACGGGCTCAACTGCAGCACGATCTTCATCTTCCGCCGACGCGAGCCGGACTCAGCGCGCCCATACAGCGTCTGGGGTTACCCGGTTGTACCGGCGCTGTTCATTCTTGCCGCAGCACTGCTACTGGTATTTTCTTTCCACGACCAGCCACGCAACTCGCTCATCGGGACCGCAATCATCCTTCTGGGAATCCCGGTTCACTATTGGCTGCAAAGAAGAACAGCAGTCTAA
- a CDS encoding ArnT family glycosyltransferase: MSAAQTTLVRPVDESLSSAVRLALLFTLIKFALHVATNLWQAHIGWGYFRDEFYYLICGQHLAWGYVDQGPIVAIQAKLATLLFGQSLAGIRMFSAVGGAARIFLTGLLAWSLGGRRPAQALAMIGVFIAPQYLALDSFLSMNSMESMFWMTCLLALILIVRGGSDKLWLLFGLSAGIGLLNKPSMTFFLVALLVALLVTKQRSLLLNRWAAAGIALLILIALPNLLWQMHNHWPTLEFLHNGRVENKNIMLSPLAFIGAQITNLHPLTVLIWIPGLFWLLHNPSAKSWRWLGWTYLFFLAIMMALHAKDYYVIPIYPILFAAGGVAWERRFANRTSVKHGRAYAFPILETILLVTGALVLPMAIPVMTPQAWMKYASALHLKSTNTENTSSGLLPQFYADRFGWQEEVDEVTRIYNSLSPEDQKKVAIICSNYGEASAINFLGHGLPVAISGHNNYWLWGPHGATGEIVIDVTGASPEEMRENYNSVQIAGRMDNPYSMPYERRNIYLARGRRKNILDDWPDFKNYI; encoded by the coding sequence ATGTCCGCAGCCCAAACAACCTTAGTCCGTCCCGTCGACGAGTCACTTAGCTCCGCAGTGCGCCTCGCGCTCCTCTTCACCCTCATCAAATTCGCCCTGCACGTAGCGACAAACCTCTGGCAGGCCCACATCGGCTGGGGATACTTCCGCGACGAGTTCTACTACCTCATTTGCGGCCAGCACCTGGCCTGGGGTTACGTCGACCAAGGCCCCATCGTTGCTATTCAGGCAAAACTGGCGACGTTACTCTTCGGCCAATCGCTCGCAGGCATTCGCATGTTTTCAGCAGTAGGCGGCGCGGCGCGTATCTTTCTCACTGGCCTGCTTGCCTGGTCGCTCGGAGGACGAAGGCCCGCGCAGGCACTGGCCATGATCGGTGTATTCATCGCGCCCCAGTATCTCGCACTCGACAGCTTCCTTTCAATGAACTCGATGGAGTCGATGTTCTGGATGACCTGCCTGCTCGCGCTCATCCTCATTGTTCGCGGCGGCAGCGACAAGCTCTGGCTGCTCTTCGGCCTCTCCGCTGGCATTGGCCTGCTCAACAAGCCGTCGATGACGTTCTTCCTCGTAGCATTATTAGTCGCGTTGTTGGTGACGAAGCAGCGTAGCCTGCTCTTGAATCGCTGGGCCGCCGCCGGAATCGCTCTCCTCATCCTCATCGCACTCCCCAACCTGCTCTGGCAGATGCACAACCACTGGCCGACGCTAGAATTCCTGCACAACGGCCGCGTCGAAAACAAAAACATCATGCTGTCACCGCTTGCCTTCATCGGAGCGCAGATCACCAACCTGCATCCGCTGACGGTCCTTATCTGGATTCCCGGCCTGTTCTGGCTGCTCCACAACCCATCGGCAAAGAGTTGGCGCTGGCTCGGCTGGACATATCTGTTCTTCCTCGCCATCATGATGGCCCTTCACGCCAAGGACTACTACGTCATCCCGATATATCCCATCCTCTTCGCGGCTGGCGGCGTGGCCTGGGAGCGGCGCTTCGCCAACCGCACGTCCGTGAAGCACGGCCGTGCCTACGCTTTTCCAATCTTGGAAACCATTCTGCTTGTTACCGGAGCGTTGGTTCTGCCCATGGCCATTCCGGTCATGACGCCGCAAGCATGGATGAAGTACGCCAGTGCTCTCCATCTGAAGAGCACCAACACAGAAAACACCTCCAGCGGCCTGCTGCCACAGTTCTACGCCGATCGCTTCGGCTGGCAGGAAGAAGTCGACGAGGTCACGCGCATCTACAACTCGCTCTCGCCTGAAGACCAGAAGAAGGTGGCCATCATCTGTTCGAACTACGGCGAAGCCAGCGCGATTAATTTCCTCGGTCACGGCCTGCCGGTCGCGATCAGCGGGCACAACAACTACTGGCTGTGGGGGCCGCACGGCGCGACCGGCGAGATCGTCATCGACGTCACCGGCGCGAGCCCGGAAGAGATGCGCGAGAATTACAACTCGGTCCAAATTGCCGGACGCATGGACAACCCATATTCCATGCCCTATGAACGCCGCAACATCTACCTCGCTCGCGGACGCCGCAAGAACATCCTCGACGACTGGCCCGACTTCAAAAACTACATTTAG
- a CDS encoding TadE/TadG family type IV pilus assembly protein, whose protein sequence is MAIVTTVRKMAAKALAHRHNGEQGNTLVEMAVSALLLLCFIFGVMEICLALYTYHNISEAAREATRFAIVRGNSCTSWASACPASTGDIQNYVKGLGYPGIDPSKMTITPTWTSYTSGYTCPAAPSPCNSTGNLVTVKVQYNFPLSLPFVSLTTIPMSSTSAMIISD, encoded by the coding sequence ATGGCTATCGTCACAACAGTGCGAAAAATGGCGGCCAAAGCGCTCGCGCATCGCCACAACGGAGAGCAGGGAAACACGCTCGTCGAGATGGCTGTCTCCGCACTGCTATTGCTGTGTTTCATCTTCGGCGTTATGGAAATCTGCCTGGCACTCTACACCTACCACAACATCTCCGAAGCAGCACGCGAAGCCACACGCTTCGCCATCGTCAGGGGCAACTCCTGTACGAGCTGGGCATCAGCATGTCCCGCATCCACAGGCGACATTCAGAACTATGTGAAGGGGCTGGGTTATCCAGGGATTGATCCTTCCAAAATGACCATTACTCCCACCTGGACCTCCTATACCTCCGGTTACACTTGCCCGGCTGCGCCTAGCCCATGCAACTCAACCGGCAATCTCGTCACAGTCAAGGTCCAGTACAACTTCCCCTTGTCCCTCCCGTTCGTCTCCCTTACGACCATCCCCATGTCGAGCACTTCGGCCATGATCATCTCCGACTGA
- a CDS encoding TadE/TadG family type IV pilus assembly protein codes for MTSRYAKKKTMSMLRRSLLGDAGQALVELALVVPLLTLLFVGAAEVGRIAYASIEVNNAARAGVAYASQSHTTASDTANITLAATTEAPDVQGMTVSESNSCTCSDGTSITCVTAGSNCISPARINEFVQVNTTATISTSFHFPGIPSTLTLRGLAIMRTEQ; via the coding sequence ATGACCTCGAGATACGCGAAGAAAAAGACGATGTCAATGCTCCGGCGCAGCCTGCTCGGAGACGCGGGTCAGGCGCTTGTGGAGCTTGCCCTCGTCGTTCCGTTGCTTACTCTGCTCTTTGTCGGCGCTGCCGAAGTTGGCCGCATCGCTTATGCATCGATAGAAGTCAATAATGCTGCGCGAGCTGGGGTGGCTTATGCTTCACAAAGCCATACCACCGCCTCCGATACGGCAAATATCACGCTCGCAGCTACCACGGAGGCTCCCGACGTGCAGGGTATGACCGTGAGTGAATCCAACTCCTGCACCTGTTCTGACGGAACATCGATTACCTGTGTCACGGCAGGTTCGAACTGCATCAGCCCCGCGCGCATCAACGAGTTCGTGCAAGTCAACACCACCGCGACCATCAGCACCTCGTTTCATTTCCCAGGGATTCCCAGCACGCTCACGCTGCGCGGACTGGCAATCATGAGAACGGAACAATAA
- a CDS encoding pilus assembly protein TadG-related protein, whose protein sequence is MKALREENGQALVITVLSMTILLGFSALAADVGIMMRTKRITQTAADAAAIAGALEISYGDVSSAANAASAQNGMTNGANGATIVVNNPPSLGPHANNPNYVEVIASQVEPTLFMNLFNFNSLTVKTRAVAYNGGAAYGCVYVLASSGAKAMQLQGSFNFNAPNCGVIVNSTDPCALQFTGAGGSLVAGSVGVAGGDCGQTGDSNPTPVKGIAPVSDPLGGLTPPNPSSLSCVPLPNTATIGPTNGGTVCYSGNVTLNNVTLNPGTYVFTGNVTLGNVTSSTATTPFGTTLDINSGSLGVNTGTTINLTAPTTGTYNGIVLMQPLANTNAMQLQFGSSFGTLDGIIWAPGAELFLQDSGGDKNDGVSMTTDLIVNTMYDKTTTLNIQSYTQSTPTSPLTKVTLVE, encoded by the coding sequence ATGAAAGCATTGCGCGAAGAAAATGGGCAGGCTCTAGTTATTACGGTCCTCAGCATGACCATTCTGCTGGGCTTCTCGGCGCTGGCTGCCGATGTCGGCATCATGATGCGCACCAAGCGCATCACCCAGACGGCTGCCGATGCCGCAGCCATTGCCGGCGCGCTTGAGATCAGCTACGGCGACGTCTCCTCTGCGGCCAACGCAGCATCGGCGCAGAATGGCATGACAAATGGCGCCAATGGGGCAACCATTGTTGTCAATAATCCTCCATCCCTGGGCCCGCATGCGAACAATCCAAATTATGTGGAGGTCATTGCCTCGCAGGTGGAGCCCACGCTCTTCATGAACCTGTTTAATTTCAACTCTCTCACAGTCAAAACCAGGGCTGTGGCCTACAACGGAGGCGCAGCCTACGGTTGTGTTTACGTGTTGGCCTCTTCAGGAGCAAAGGCGATGCAACTGCAAGGATCGTTCAACTTTAATGCTCCCAATTGCGGTGTTATCGTGAACTCGACTGATCCTTGTGCGCTGCAATTTACCGGTGCTGGCGGATCTCTGGTGGCCGGTTCGGTCGGCGTTGCCGGCGGAGATTGCGGCCAAACTGGAGATAGCAATCCAACCCCAGTCAAGGGAATCGCCCCCGTCAGTGATCCGCTCGGTGGCCTGACTCCGCCGAATCCCTCCTCGTTAAGTTGCGTACCACTTCCCAATACTGCGACGATCGGCCCTACCAACGGTGGCACCGTGTGCTACAGCGGCAATGTCACCTTGAATAATGTGACTTTGAATCCGGGAACCTACGTATTCACCGGCAACGTGACTCTCGGCAACGTGACATCGTCCACCGCCACTACACCCTTCGGTACGACTCTCGACATCAACAGCGGCAGCCTGGGAGTAAATACCGGCACGACAATCAACCTTACCGCGCCGACGACTGGTACTTATAACGGCATCGTGTTGATGCAGCCTCTGGCCAACACAAACGCGATGCAACTCCAGTTCGGCAGTTCTTTCGGAACTCTTGACGGAATCATCTGGGCGCCCGGTGCAGAGCTGTTCCTGCAAGACAGCGGCGGCGACAAAAATGACGGCGTAAGCATGACGACCGACCTGATTGTGAACACCATGTACGACAAGACCACAACCCTCAACATTCAGAGTTACACGCAGTCCACTCCCACTTCGCCGCTGACAAAAGTGACTCTGGTTGAGTAG